Proteins from a single region of Oceanispirochaeta sp.:
- the rplV gene encoding 50S ribosomal protein L22 — protein sequence MEAKKGYKAIAKNLPMSPTKIRPIADNIRRKPYSEAVAILENLPNKGAKLLKKVVMSAAANALHQNNMLDEDALYIKELLIDGGPIQKRMWPRSRGKADRLLKRSSHISVVVDELGSTGE from the coding sequence ATGGAAGCAAAGAAAGGTTACAAAGCGATAGCTAAGAATTTGCCAATGTCTCCCACTAAAATCAGACCTATTGCTGATAATATTAGAAGGAAACCTTATTCTGAAGCAGTTGCGATTCTTGAGAATCTGCCGAATAAAGGAGCTAAACTTTTAAAGAAAGTTGTCATGTCTGCAGCTGCTAATGCATTGCACCAGAACAACATGCTTGATGAAGATGCCCTTTATATCAAAGAACTGTTAATTGACGGTGGTCCCATTCAGAAGAGAATGTGGCCTCGTTCAAGAGGAAAAGCAGATAGACTGCTTAAAAGATCTTCACATATTTCTGTAGTAGTAGATGAATTAGGAAGTACGGGGGAATAA
- the rpsS gene encoding 30S ribosomal protein S19, with protein MSRSIKKGPFIAKSLFKKVIEQNKSGSKKAMIKTFSRTSTIIPEMVGLTVSVYNGKTWIPVYVTENLVGHKLGEFSPTRMFRGHAGSDKKSKR; from the coding sequence GTGTCTAGATCAATTAAAAAGGGACCGTTTATTGCCAAAAGCTTGTTTAAAAAGGTTATTGAACAGAATAAGTCCGGTTCCAAGAAGGCTATGATAAAAACTTTCAGCAGAACCTCCACAATTATTCCAGAAATGGTCGGTTTGACAGTTTCGGTTTACAATGGCAAAACATGGATTCCTGTATATGTAACAGAAAACCTTGTTGGTCATAAACTTGGTGAGTTTTCTCCAACCAGAATGTTCCGTGGACATGCTGGTTCCGATAAGAAATCGAAAAGGTAG
- the rplB gene encoding 50S ribosomal protein L2, whose translation MGIKKYNPRTPSQRFRQSLTFEGLTRSQPEKSLSSGKSSKAGRGAGGWISVRRRGGGHKRKYREIDFRRNKFDIPGKVAQIEYDPNRSANIALLHYADGEKRYIVAPKGVEVGTVLLSGPNSPIEVGNCLPLENIPVGRVVHCIELQLGRGAQMVRTAGSGALIAAKEGDYVTIKMPSGEMRLVFSKCIATIGEIGNEDHMNVKIGKAGRSRWMGKRPKVRGVVMNPVDHPHGGGEGKTSGGRHPVSPWGKPTKGFKTRKKHKNSDNFIVKRRK comes from the coding sequence GTGGGTATAAAAAAGTATAATCCTAGAACACCGTCCCAGAGATTTAGACAGAGTTTGACTTTTGAGGGTCTCACCCGAAGTCAGCCTGAGAAATCACTCTCTTCTGGTAAATCTTCAAAAGCCGGTCGTGGAGCTGGAGGATGGATTAGTGTTCGCCGCCGTGGTGGTGGCCACAAAAGAAAGTACAGAGAGATAGATTTCAGACGAAATAAGTTTGATATTCCTGGTAAGGTTGCTCAGATCGAATACGATCCGAACAGATCAGCCAATATCGCTCTGCTGCATTATGCTGATGGTGAAAAACGTTATATTGTTGCTCCCAAGGGTGTTGAAGTTGGAACTGTGCTTTTAAGCGGTCCTAATTCACCCATTGAAGTGGGAAATTGTCTTCCTCTGGAAAATATTCCGGTAGGTCGTGTTGTTCACTGTATTGAATTGCAACTTGGTCGTGGTGCTCAGATGGTAAGAACAGCCGGTAGTGGTGCTCTTATCGCAGCTAAGGAAGGTGATTATGTAACCATTAAGATGCCTTCCGGTGAAATGCGCCTCGTTTTCAGCAAGTGTATTGCAACTATTGGAGAAATCGGCAACGAAGATCACATGAATGTGAAAATCGGAAAAGCCGGTCGTTCTAGATGGATGGGTAAAAGACCCAAAGTTCGTGGTGTTGTTATGAACCCCGTTGATCACCCCCATGGTGGTGGTGAAGGTAAGACTTCCGGTGGACGTCATCCTGTTTCCCCCTGGGGAAAACCGACCAAAGGTTTCAAGACAAGAAAGAAACATAAAAACTCTGACAATTTTATTGTTAAGAGACGGAAATAG
- the rplD gene encoding 50S ribosomal protein L4 — translation MDRKVFSIDGKELRTITLEDSVFAREISDGSIYNAIKNELANKRVGTASTLTRSEVRGTTAKPWRQKGTGRARAGRRRSPVWVGGSVVFGPKPRDYSYSLPKKVKQLAMKSILTLKAQDENTFRIVEDFTVDTGKTKDFKAILKALVNDDKTVVVLKDDDKLIRQAGRNLPNVRFLSYNRLSAHTLFYGKNVLMLEGAVSKLNEFYGV, via the coding sequence ATGGACAGAAAAGTCTTTTCAATTGATGGAAAAGAGCTGCGGACAATAACTCTTGAAGATTCAGTATTCGCTCGTGAAATTAGTGATGGCTCTATTTACAATGCTATCAAAAATGAGCTTGCTAACAAAAGAGTTGGAACAGCCAGTACTCTCACTCGTAGTGAAGTGAGAGGAACAACAGCGAAACCTTGGAGGCAGAAGGGAACTGGACGGGCGAGAGCCGGTCGAAGAAGATCTCCTGTTTGGGTTGGTGGTAGTGTCGTATTCGGTCCTAAGCCGAGAGACTACAGCTATTCTCTTCCCAAGAAAGTAAAGCAGTTAGCTATGAAATCCATACTCACTCTGAAAGCTCAGGATGAGAATACATTTAGAATTGTAGAAGATTTCACGGTTGATACCGGAAAAACCAAAGATTTTAAAGCCATTTTGAAAGCTTTGGTAAATGATGATAAAACAGTTGTTGTTCTTAAGGATGATGACAAATTGATCAGACAGGCAGGTCGTAATCTTCCAAATGTTAGATTCCTTTCTTACAACAGGCTGAGTGCACACACTCTGTTTTATGGTAAGAATGTATTGATGTTGGAAGGCGCCGTTTCAAAGCTGAACGAATTTTATGGTGTATGA
- the rplW gene encoding 50S ribosomal protein L23: protein MDAYKVIIEPVLTEKSNFLRDGETKKYVFKVDKKVNKIQVIEAVKDIFSVNPVSCNIVNVRGKKKANVPISAASFIRGYGKTSSWKKAIVTLAAGEKIDAFEGV from the coding sequence ATGGATGCCTATAAAGTAATTATAGAACCTGTATTGACAGAAAAATCTAACTTTCTCCGTGATGGTGAAACAAAGAAATATGTCTTTAAGGTTGATAAGAAAGTAAATAAGATCCAGGTAATTGAAGCAGTAAAAGATATCTTTTCTGTGAATCCTGTTAGCTGTAATATAGTGAATGTTCGTGGAAAGAAGAAAGCGAATGTTCCTATTTCCGCTGCCAGCTTCATAAGAGGTTATGGTAAGACTTCGTCCTGGAAAAAAGCAATTGTGACACTTGCCGCAGGTGAGAAAATCGATGCTTTTGAAGGCGTGTAA